The following proteins come from a genomic window of Nasonia vitripennis strain AsymCx chromosome 4 unlocalized genomic scaffold, Nvit_psr_1.1 chr4_random0004, whole genome shotgun sequence:
- the LOC116417076 gene encoding uncharacterized protein LOC116417076 has product MNDQSVLVDQFPYHIVEFVAAGRKPKVRKTDIVATKWLQYDKQKKRVVTRYPPPLYDTEKSNELGSALEELSDAPSTWSTYTVALRGKAVSLGEAYRKHELLTHQKTTLTAESAESDVEAEKRAANLIRKEQFRSAAKSFNDSLRKKGTKRSSESNDSNVVQDSVPGTSTLRNNISGNGKSNGIPPTKKSSQRPNLVAKALEDLTNTSEHGANKTLLNAIV; this is encoded by the exons atgaATGACCAATCAGTACTGGTAGACCAATTCCCTTACCACATTGTTGAATTTGTGGCTGCTGGGCGAAAACCAAAAGTGCGCAAGACAGATATTGTTGCAACGAAGTGGCTTCAATAcgacaaacaaaaaaagaggGTTGTTACGAGATATCCACCACCACTTTATGACACAGAAAAATCTAATGAATTGGGTTCAGCTCTTGAAGAATTATCAGATGCTCCTAGTACGTGGTCAACATATACAGTTGCATTAAGAGGAAAAGCAG TAAGTCTGGGTGAAGCTTACCGCAAGCATGAACTTCTTACACATCAGAAAACTACTCTGACTGCAGAATCTGCTGAGAGCGATGTAGAGGCAGAAAAGAGAGCTGCTAATCTTATTCGAAAAGAGCAATTCCGGTCTGCTGCTAAATCATTCAATGAttcattaagaaaaaaag GTACAAAAAGATCATCTGAATCCAATGATTCAAATGTTGTACAGGACAGTGTACCTGGTACTTCGACTCTCCGTAACAACATTTCAGGCAATGGAAAAAGTAATGGGATCCCTCCGACAAAAAAATCAAGCCAAAGACCAAACTTGGTGGCTAAAGCACTTGAAGATTTGACAAATACATCTGAGCATGGTGCTAACAAGACATTATTAAATGCT ATTGTATGA